In Legionella cincinnatiensis, the DNA window AATACATGAATTTTCTGGGTATGTACTTCTTTTAACTCATCAATCTTGAGCGCTTTATTATCTCTTAGCAATTGAAACCTGATGGTTATTGGTTTATTGGCGGTGAGTATATTTGGTGATTTTTCAAGAGAAATCTTAATGCTACGGTTGCTCGCCTCATTTTTACCAGGGTATTGGTGGGAATGAGGGGGGTACCCCTGGGCGTAAGATGGGACTCCGTCCAGCATAAACCCTAAATATAATAGAAAAAATAAATACCGCATGAACTGCTCCTGCTAAGTTAACGAATAAATTTAATGTATAAATATTGCCTTAAGGGAATTGAGTAGTGACTTCAATACATGCGCCACATTGCCAGTGCCATTCCAATCATCATTAAGTTTTCGGTGAGGGAGATAAATCCCAAAGGAACATTGCTGTCACCGCCGACACAGGCACATTTCAATTCGCGTTTCTCAATATAGACTGCTTTAAATACAGAGAGGGCGCCTATTGTTCCTATAAACAAGGCAACCGGAATTGAAATCCAACTAAAGGCTCCTGCGATCATTAGAATCCCTGCTAATGCTTCTGCAAAAGGATAAATGTAGCTGTAGGGGACCCATCGCTTGGCTAAGAGGTCATAATTCAGAAACATAGTTGAAAATCCCTCAACATTCTGTAACTTTAAAAGCGCAAGAACGGTCATGCTAAAGGAAACAAACCAACTTAAAGCTCGAGTTGTAAACACAGTACTGGTGGATGCATAGCTTGTAGCAAGTGCCATAAGGGCAGTTATAGAAAAAAGAACAATTACTGGACGATAGCTTTTTTCTTTAGGATCTTGCACTTTTTTTCCAAAATAGCGGCGCAAATCGTCGTAACCCCCGATCCGTTTTCCATTGATAAAGGTTTGAGGTGTAGTTTTCACGTCATGTTCTTCTTTAAATGCATCTA includes these proteins:
- a CDS encoding MauE/DoxX family redox-associated membrane protein — translated: MRNTAAKKATLYRMVIPKHICPYGLKTKDLLERQGYIIEDKWLTSREQVDAFKEEHDVKTTPQTFINGKRIGGYDDLRRYFGKKVQDPKEKSYRPVIVLFSITALMALATSYASTSTVFTTRALSWFVSFSMTVLALLKLQNVEGFSTMFLNYDLLAKRWVPYSYIYPFAEALAGILMIAGAFSWISIPVALFIGTIGALSVFKAVYIEKRELKCACVGGDSNVPLGFISLTENLMMIGMALAMWRMY